The following is a genomic window from Pedobacter sp. KBS0701.
GTATCCAACACCAAATAATCACATGCCTATGAGAAGAAAATGAACCTAAATAAACGCTTGACTAGCTTTTTATAATGGCCGACAGTTTTATTAAACCTGAATAAACAGGTTATTAAGTATGTTTTGCCTAAAATTTAATAAATAAACAAACTAACCAAATATGGAAATAATTCCAAAAGCGCTAAAATCTTGGCGCATATTGTTAACAATATTGACCATCAGTTCAATACTTTCTACGGCCCCTTTTGCTAAAGTGGTTGCCAATACAGGTTTAAGTCTTTCAAAAGATGTAAATGCTTACATCAATACAAATGAAGGGGTTATTTCCCTTCCGGGATCTAAAAAAAGTGAAATTAATATAAATGGTAAAGTTACCGATGTAAATGGAAAAGCAATCCCAGGAGTTGTGGTAAAACATAAAGAATCCGGAAAAGCTACCCAGACAGATACCGAGGGTAATTATTCTCTGAGCATTCCTGATCGTAAAGGTACGCTGGTCTTTAGTTTCATCGGTTTCGCTTCGAAAGAAGTTGTTATTGGAGAGCAGACACAAATTAATGTTCAGCTTGTTGATGATAACAAAAAGCTTGATGAGGTTGTTATAGTAGGCTACGGTACCCAAAAGAAAGTCAACCTGACCGGATCGGTAAGTACTGTTTCTTCAAAGGACCTTGATAACCGACCAATTACACAGGCCTCCCAGGCGCTTTCAGGTTTATCACCTGGTGTACAGGTACAACAAAATGGCGGCCGCCCGGGCAGTGATGGCGCGAGGGTAATTATCAGGGGAGTAGGAACATTCAATGCAGGCAGCAACCCCTTAATATTGATTGATGGGATTGCAGGTTCGTTGGATGATGTAGCGCCAGATAATATTGCCAGCATGACGGTACTAAAAGATGCAGCCTCTGCTGCGATTTATGGTAACAGGGCGGCAAATGGCGTAGTATTGATAACGACTAAACGTGGTCAAAAAGGGAAAACAGTAATTGGTTATAACAACTATTTTGGTTGGGAAAAAATAACGAGTTTGCCTCAATTTGTTGATTCCTGGACTTATGCAGAACTAACCGGTGCAAGTGCCGATGTGGTAGCCAAATATAAAAGCGGCACAGATCCGGATAATTTTCCAAATGTATTCCATTTGAAAAATTTATTAAATACGGGTTCAGGTTTTCAGCAATACCACAATGTTAATGTATCTGGAGGTGAAGGTAACAACGTTTATTACCTTTCAGGTAGCTATCGTGACCATAATGGATTAACGGCAGAGACCAATAACAAAAGATACGATATCCAGGCCAATATTGATACCCGTATAAAAGAAAACCTGAATCTTAAAACCAGTATACTCGGTTTTTCTCAGTTTCAGACACAACCTCAGTCCAATTCGGCAGGGATAGGTGGTATTATTGGATTTTCGGTGCGTGAGCCCAATACCATTGCAGGACTGAAATCAGATGGCACTTATGGCCGTCAGGATTTCTATGCCCCGGAAGCATGGCTGGCCAGTGAAGGTTTTAACAATTTGCGTGCTAAAAACTTTTATGGAAATTCTACACTATCCTGGGACATTATACCAGGTTTAAACCTAAGCGGAACTGCCGGATACCATTATTACACCAGCGTTAATACAACCTATGTCGCTGACATCAATATAGACCATAATACCTATGTGGGGCCAAATAGCTTGAACATCGAAAATAGAGATGGAAATGAAGTAACCCTAAATTTACTATTAAAGTATGCTAAAAGCTTTGGTAAACATAATTTATCTATTTTAGGTGGTTATCAGCAAGAAGCACACCGCGATAATTATTCAAGGGCGTTTCGGGATAAATTTCCTAACAATCTGCTGTATCAGATTGATGCAGGCGCAACAACCAATCAGCAAACATCAGGTAACGCAAATGAGTATGCATTCAGGTCTTATTTTGCCCGTTTAAATTACGATTTTGGAGGCAAATATCTTTTTGAAGCCAATGTGCGCTACGACGGTTCTTCCAGGTTCGCACCTGACAATAGATTTGGTGTTTTTCCAGCCGTTTCCGCTGGTTGGAGACTTTCAGAAGAATCTTTTATAAAGGATAATATCAGCTGGATTAATGAGTTGAAAATCCGCGCATCTTATGGCTCTCTGGGTAATGCGAATATTTCGGATAGAAATGGTAATATATTAAATTATCCGTACCAATATACCTTTAGCACCGAGCCAAAATATACTTTTGGAGGAGTGATTGCACCAGGTGCTGCTGTTACTTCGGCTGTAAATACCGATATCAAATGGGAGACAACAACTACAACCAATCTCGGTCTTGATTTTACATTGTTTAAAAATCACCTAAGCGGTACTGTAGATATTTACGACAGGACAGCGAAAGATATTCTTTATCTGGTGCCGGTATCCTCAACATTAGGCCTGACGCCGCCAATACAAAATGCTGGTTCCATTCAGAATAGGGGTATTGAGTTAAGTTTAACTTATAATACAAAAATCGGTCAGGTAAACATAGGAGTATCACCAAATTTTTCTTATAACAATCAGAAAGTAATCAAAATAGCCGGTGACATTCAAAGTGTTATCCCCAATTTCTTTGTAGGTCAGCCGTTAAACCCAATTTATGGATTTGTAGCCGATGGTCTTTTTGTTGATGCTGCAGATGTGGCCAGTTATCCATCACAGCCAAGCGGTGGTGCCCCGGGTAACATCAGATTTAAGGACATTAGCGGACCAAATGGTGTTCCCGATGGAAAGGTTGATGCTACCTACGACAGGGCCATTCTGGGTAATACCAATCCAAAAACTTCCTACGGTTTAAATTTAACTGCAGCATATAAAGGCTTCGATCTAGCTGCATTATTTTCTGGACTTGGAGGATACACGGTACAGATGGGTTCATATCAGGCTTATGCCTTATATAACGGTGGCAATGTCCAGCAATGGCAATATGAAAATGCCTGGACAACGCAAAATCCCGACCGTAATGCCACTTATCCACGTATTACCAATTTGAGCCAGGGAAGTGCCAATGTACAAACAAACTCCTATTGGAACAGATCAGGGACTTTCTTGAGATTGAAAAATGCGCAGATTGGCTATACCATACCTGCTAATCTGACCAAAAAAATCAGTTTAGACAAAGTTAGGGTCTTTGTGGGGGGGCAAAATCTTTTCACATTAAACGATTTTTATAAAGGATGGGATCCGGAAAATGGTCAGGGGTCTGGAGACAATCCAAGCTTCTATCCGCTTTCTGCCATCTATACCTTTGGTATAAATGTGAAATTGTAATATGATGTAGTTAGGATCATTAAATAAAACAAAATGAAAAATTATATATATAAATTAACAGTTGTGGTTGGATGTACCTTTCTGACTATGATTGCAGGATGTAAAAAAGACCTTTTAGATACCCAGCCGCTATCATCAATCTCGGATGCCACTTTCTGGAAAACAGCTGGTGATGCAACACTTGCTTTGAATGGGGTTTATGACAGTGGGGCAGGTTTTACCGGCTACAATTTCTGGGCCGCAACATCAATGGTTAACCTTGATCTGATGGCCGGTAATGGATCGGAGAAGGAGTCAATTCCTGATAATTTTACCAATGGCACGCTAAATTCTACTTATAGCTTTGTAGGATCCTATTATTCTCAGGCTTATTCACAAATTACCCGGTGCAACAATTTTTTAGCTAATATTGGTGCTGTTACAATGGATGCTGCGCAAAAAGCAGTAATGATAGGTGAGGTAAAAACGATTAGGGCATACAATTACTTTAATCTGGCCTTGTATTTCGGGGATGTGCCACTTGTACAAAAACTGTTGACGGTAGATGAAGCAAATTCTGTATCCCGCACACCTAAAGCAGAGGTATGGGCATTTTGTGAAAGTGAGCTTAAGGCAGCAGCGGCAGCACTTCCTGTTTCGGTAAGTGCAGACCGTCTTGGTCACATGACCTCTGCTTCGGCACTGGCAATTCTGGGTCGTTTACAGCTTGCTCAGAAAAAGTGGGCAGATGCGGCCACTACCTACAAAACCATTATCGATTTTAATTACTATTCAATTGATCCAAGATATCGTGAACTTTTCTTAAATGCGGGGGAAACCAGTCGTGAGATCATCATGTCGATGCAGTACATCAGAGATACTTATAACCACGCCCTATTACAATATCTTACTCCTGAAACCTGGGGAGGATGGCATCAGTATTCCCCATTTAATGAATTGGTCGAAGCCTATGAGTGTAAGGATGGAAAAACGATAGCAGAATCGCCTTTGTTTGATAAAAATAATCCTTACAACAACCGTGACCCAAGAATGGATTTCAATATCATGATCTCTGACCGCACAAGTTTCCGTGGTAAAGTTTATTCGGCAAAGCCCGGTACAACACTTCCTGATCGATTGAATCAGTATCCTGGAGTTTGGAGCGGATATGTAATCTATAAATTCTTAGAAGATGATCCGGCAGTAGCCACGACTAACAATACCGGAAACAATTTTCCCTTAATCAGATACGCAGAAGTATTATTGGGTTATTTAGAGGCAAAATTAGAGTCGGGAGGGGGAGTAGATCAGTCTCTATTAGATGCAACGATCAATAAAGTGAGAGGTAGGGCAGCGGTATTGATGCCACCCGTTACCACAACAGATCCAACTGCACTTAGAACCATTATCCGAAGAGAACGAAGGGTAGAATTTGCCTTTGAAGGCATCAGATATTTTGATTGTTTAAGATGGGGAATTATAGGTTCAGAAAACAATCAACAGTTTACCGGTATGAAACTTACCAATGATCCAGCTAACTATAAAGATTATCCTGTAAACTCAAATGGGTACTATATCTTTAAAAAGCGCAGTTTTGTAATCGGTAAGAATGAACTCTGGCCAATTCCTCAATCAGAAAGGGATCTTAATAAAAACCTGACCCAGAATCCGGGCTATTAATCGATTCCGTGGTTCAAAGCCGTTCTGTTGAGATACTCGGCAAGTGGAGTAATATCGATATTTATTCAATTTATTGTGCAGGACAGAAATTAGGTTAGTTTAATGAGCGTCATTCCTAAGGGGATGGCGTTTTTTAAAGAATATGGGATAGTTATCCATTCAATAGACCTCGAATAAGATAATGTACTTTACAGGCTTAAGTTTAACTTTATCTGACCTGCTCATTAACCACCATTTATTACAGTTATAATTTTAAACGTTTGTAGTTAATGAAGCCAAAGGTTTTAAATTTGTCAAATGGTTTATTCCATTCATTTAGTGCCAGATTAGATACCCAGCCCAATGTTAATAGCCATTGGCATTGTCATAATGAGCTGGAATTGGTTTATTTCAAACGAGGCAATGGCACACAGTTTGTTGGTGACAGCGTAAAACAATTTAGAGACGGCGATGTCGTTTTGCTGGGGAGTAATTTGCCACATTATTGGCAGTTTTCAAAAAAATACTTAGATAGCGATAGTGGTGCTGCTGTTGAAATATATGTTGTCCACTTCAATGAGAATTTTTGGGGCGATGTTTTACTGGGGCTACCAGAATTCCAGGAAATTAGAAGAATGCTCGAATTTTGCAAGCATGGACTTCAGGTTCTGGGAAAGCAAAAAGCAAATTTAGGATTATTAATTTCTCAGTTGGTAAGTTCATCAGGTTCTAAGCGGATTTCTCTTCTAATAGATTGTCTTTCTGAAATTTCGGCCTGTAAAGAAGCTAGAAAGCTTACCACAATGGGCTTTCAGCCACATTTACCGCAGGCCAGTATAAATAGATTAGAATCTATATATGATTATACGATGAGAAATCATAAAAGAAAAATCGACATAGGGAAAATCGCCGGTTTTGCAAATTTGAGACCTAAATCTTTTTGCAGGCTTTTTAAAAAAGCCAGCGGAAAAACTTACATACAATTCTTAAACGAAGTCCGGATTGGGCAGGCATGCCAGCTTCTTACTGAAGGCAGGCTGAGCGTGAAGGAAATCTGTTATGAGAGCGGTTTCATATCTTTCACTAGTTTTCATAGAACCTTTAAGAGCCTCACAGGTACAACACCTTTGGGTTATCAAAAAAAAGATTAATTAAACTCGGGTGATGGTGAGATTTCCTGTTCAAAGCTGATTTCATCAACGGCAATCAACGGCTTTTTGTTCCGCGAACCGTTAAGCAAATTTCGCTCGAAAAGATTTTTTTAACACCTTTCGCATGAACATGTAGCACCGTAAAGTTCCAGTTGACTGGATCAATTGTTTCGTAAAGCTGTTTCATTGAATAGTTATCATATTATTTAGTAATTTGTATTCATTTGCACATTTGCCTGCAGCAAATATTCATTATATTTAAATAATGTTGGCGCTGAAAGTTTAAATAGGTAGCTGGTTATACAACCGCCTATTTTGGAAATAAAAACCCATCCTACTGAATGACCAATTATCCCATGTGCTCAAATTTAACGACTATCTTTTCGGGATTCTGCGCCAACAGATAGTCGGACATGCACGCAAGGTTGTTATTGCCAAACCGGTCAACGGAGCAAAATGGCAGTGCAGCAGTTAGCGGGGATTCATCAGGGAGAGGTGTTTAGTTTAAAGAATAGGATTGTTTAATATGGTTAACTGGAATTGTTTAATCGAATTAGGACTCTGGATTGTTTAATCTGTTAATTGTATCAAATCGGCTAAAGACGGCTAACCCACTCCAAACTCAAAAACGGCTCAATCTTTGCTCCAAGCAAAGCTTAAATTAATAAGGAAACCCCATTTAGATCATGAACAATTTACAAGCACTATCCCAAAAATCAAGACTCACTATTTTAGTCCTCATTACTCTTTTTTTCTCTGCCTGCTCAGAAACCCCTCAACGTTTCTTCGACATCGCCATCCTTAACACCAATATGATCAACGATTTTGCGAGCGCAGATCTGGCCCGCCATATTAACGATGAAACGAAAGAGTATCCCGATATTCCATCCAGTAAAAAGAAAGGTGACGAAGCTGCAGTTAGCCTCAATAACAAAATACTATACCTCGAACAATCGCTCGAAAAAGTGAAAAAACTTTCAGCTTCAGGAGAAGAAGAAAAAGAAATTAAAGCGCTCTCCCAGCAATTATATGAGCTCGTTATCCCTGTTTATAAAAACGAATATCTTGCTTACGCTAAATTGTGCGATAGTAAAGGCAGCCAAAGTGCCAAAGACGAAATTATTAAAAACATCGACCAGAAATATGGCGCCCGTTTTGAGCAAAACTTTAATGCCTTAATGGAAAAAGGTAAAGCCTACGCCCAACAAAACAATATCCAGGTAAACTGGGGCCAATAAAATAAGTAATGGTTTAATCCAGGTGCGATGCATTTGGATTAAATATGGCTGATCTTACCAGAAACCCTCAACGGACATTTTTAAGTAACACGATGCGCTTTACCTTGGGCTAGGCCATATAAAAACTAATGTTCCGAATTTATATATTTCAGTAAAGTTGTCGAAAATTAGGTAAGCTGATTTAAGTCCGGCTGTTCTATTGGTACCGCTGCTGGTATCTGTTTTAGGTTAGGTTAATGTAATAGGGGTTATTGGATTTATTTGTCTGCCGCTGCAGGTCGGGCCATCAACCGTAT
Proteins encoded in this region:
- a CDS encoding AraC family transcriptional regulator encodes the protein MSNGLFHSFSARLDTQPNVNSHWHCHNELELVYFKRGNGTQFVGDSVKQFRDGDVVLLGSNLPHYWQFSKKYLDSDSGAAVEIYVVHFNENFWGDVLLGLPEFQEIRRMLEFCKHGLQVLGKQKANLGLLISQLVSSSGSKRISLLIDCLSEISACKEARKLTTMGFQPHLPQASINRLESIYDYTMRNHKRKIDIGKIAGFANLRPKSFCRLFKKASGKTYIQFLNEVRIGQACQLLTEGRLSVKEICYESGFISFTSFHRTFKSLTGTTPLGYQKKD
- a CDS encoding RagB/SusD family nutrient uptake outer membrane protein, with protein sequence MKNYIYKLTVVVGCTFLTMIAGCKKDLLDTQPLSSISDATFWKTAGDATLALNGVYDSGAGFTGYNFWAATSMVNLDLMAGNGSEKESIPDNFTNGTLNSTYSFVGSYYSQAYSQITRCNNFLANIGAVTMDAAQKAVMIGEVKTIRAYNYFNLALYFGDVPLVQKLLTVDEANSVSRTPKAEVWAFCESELKAAAAALPVSVSADRLGHMTSASALAILGRLQLAQKKWADAATTYKTIIDFNYYSIDPRYRELFLNAGETSREIIMSMQYIRDTYNHALLQYLTPETWGGWHQYSPFNELVEAYECKDGKTIAESPLFDKNNPYNNRDPRMDFNIMISDRTSFRGKVYSAKPGTTLPDRLNQYPGVWSGYVIYKFLEDDPAVATTNNTGNNFPLIRYAEVLLGYLEAKLESGGGVDQSLLDATINKVRGRAAVLMPPVTTTDPTALRTIIRRERRVEFAFEGIRYFDCLRWGIIGSENNQQFTGMKLTNDPANYKDYPVNSNGYYIFKKRSFVIGKNELWPIPQSERDLNKNLTQNPGY
- a CDS encoding TonB-dependent receptor, with protein sequence MEIIPKALKSWRILLTILTISSILSTAPFAKVVANTGLSLSKDVNAYINTNEGVISLPGSKKSEININGKVTDVNGKAIPGVVVKHKESGKATQTDTEGNYSLSIPDRKGTLVFSFIGFASKEVVIGEQTQINVQLVDDNKKLDEVVIVGYGTQKKVNLTGSVSTVSSKDLDNRPITQASQALSGLSPGVQVQQNGGRPGSDGARVIIRGVGTFNAGSNPLILIDGIAGSLDDVAPDNIASMTVLKDAASAAIYGNRAANGVVLITTKRGQKGKTVIGYNNYFGWEKITSLPQFVDSWTYAELTGASADVVAKYKSGTDPDNFPNVFHLKNLLNTGSGFQQYHNVNVSGGEGNNVYYLSGSYRDHNGLTAETNNKRYDIQANIDTRIKENLNLKTSILGFSQFQTQPQSNSAGIGGIIGFSVREPNTIAGLKSDGTYGRQDFYAPEAWLASEGFNNLRAKNFYGNSTLSWDIIPGLNLSGTAGYHYYTSVNTTYVADINIDHNTYVGPNSLNIENRDGNEVTLNLLLKYAKSFGKHNLSILGGYQQEAHRDNYSRAFRDKFPNNLLYQIDAGATTNQQTSGNANEYAFRSYFARLNYDFGGKYLFEANVRYDGSSRFAPDNRFGVFPAVSAGWRLSEESFIKDNISWINELKIRASYGSLGNANISDRNGNILNYPYQYTFSTEPKYTFGGVIAPGAAVTSAVNTDIKWETTTTTNLGLDFTLFKNHLSGTVDIYDRTAKDILYLVPVSSTLGLTPPIQNAGSIQNRGIELSLTYNTKIGQVNIGVSPNFSYNNQKVIKIAGDIQSVIPNFFVGQPLNPIYGFVADGLFVDAADVASYPSQPSGGAPGNIRFKDISGPNGVPDGKVDATYDRAILGNTNPKTSYGLNLTAAYKGFDLAALFSGLGGYTVQMGSYQAYALYNGGNVQQWQYENAWTTQNPDRNATYPRITNLSQGSANVQTNSYWNRSGTFLRLKNAQIGYTIPANLTKKISLDKVRVFVGGQNLFTLNDFYKGWDPENGQGSGDNPSFYPLSAIYTFGINVKL